In a single window of the Metopolophium dirhodum isolate CAU chromosome 2, ASM1992520v1, whole genome shotgun sequence genome:
- the LOC132938926 gene encoding uncharacterized protein LOC132938926: MNKYSYPLIEKIWEKKRTEQMNYVKESGRLWIAGDGQYDSPGFCAKYCTYTFMDINSGCTDKCKIDLLLTDRHVGIRHLLKTSYPEITHEFDLWHLSKSLMKKFKTINKKYKEVLAWKQSISNHLWWSAQTCNGDSEVLVSKFTSILKHIKNVHEWEEDGVKKTCEHPPLSDEYKKQKLWLLPDSKPYELLKEIICNKKFLTDLKQTKNYVHTGRLESYHNLRLKYVPKRVHFSFKAMYIKSILL; the protein is encoded by the exons atgaataaatattcttACCCtcttattgaaaaaatatgggaGAAAAAGAGAACAGAACAGATGAATTATGTCAAGGAAAGTGGACGGTTATGGATTGCTGGAGATGGTCAGTACGATTCACCTGGTTTTTGTGCCAAATATTGTACTTACACTTTTATGGACATTAATTCTGGTT GTACCGATAAATgcaaaattgatttattattaaccgACCGCCATGTAGGAATAAGGCATTTGTTGAAAACATCTTACCCAGAAATCACTCATGAATTTGATTTGTGGCATTTATCTAAAAGcctaatgaaaaaatttaaaactattaataaaaaatacaaagaaGTTTTGGCATGGAAGCAATCCATAAGTAATCATTTATGGTGGTCGGCACAAACATGCAATGGCGATTCTGAAGTATTAGTCTCAAAATTTACATCTATattgaaacatattaaaaacGTTCATGAATGGGAAGAGGATGGAGTAAAAAAAACTTGTGAACATCCACCATTAAGTGATgagtacaaaaaacaaaaactatggtTACTTCCTGATTCTAAACCTTATGAACTATTGAAAGAAATAATTTGCAACAAAAAGTTTTTGACAGATTTAaagcaaacaaaaaattatgtgCATACAGGAAGATTAGAGTCTTACCATAATTTAAGGTTAAAATATGTTCCAAAACGtgttcatttttcttttaaagcGATGtacataaaatcaatattgCTATAA
- the LOC132938925 gene encoding uncharacterized protein LOC132938925 — protein sequence MSLIPFNFDPDIEGIDRYLQEDDDNSVAVNYEGRLNNSNWCSCGYCKGMLKLIKKKLGQHHPENKMWRFICYKQYTSWVNSWISIGKGNRVVLPACVVQKIREEYPEPNGIYVGFKNSKKLPA from the exons atgtcTTTAATACCATTCAATTTTGATCCTGACATCGAAGGTATAGACCGTTACTTACAAGAAGATGATGACAATTCTGTGGCTGTTAATTATGAAGGTAGATTAAATAATTCCAATTGGTGTTCTTGTGGATACTGTAAAGGCATGCTTA aattaataaaaaaaaaattgggtcaACATCATCCAGAAAATAAAATGTGgagatttatttgttataaacagTATACGTCTTGGGTCAATTCTTGGATTTCTATTGGAAAAGGAAACCGAGTGGTTTTGCCTGCATGTGTTGTACAGAAAATAAGAGAAGAATATCCAGAACCAAATGGAATATACGTAggattcaaaaattcaaaaaaattaccgGCTTAA